Sequence from the Piscinibacter sp. HJYY11 genome:
TCAAATATGCCTATCCCGGCGACAAACCCGGCGAGGTGCGCGTGCGGCTGAAGCGCTTGGAAGATGGCAAAGCCGAACTGACGGTCGAGGACGACGGTGTGGGCATAGCGCCGAACGCTCCGCGTGCAGGTACCGGGTTGGGTAGCAAGATCATCCAGACGATGGCGTCGGCGCTGCAGACCCATGTGGAGTACATCAACCGCAGGCCGGGCACGGCGGCACGGCTGGTGCTGACGACGGCGAACGCGTAAGAGGGATGGCGATGAAACTCCGACTGTCTGCGATCGCGTCGCTCCTGTGCCTGAGCGGCGCTTCGTTTGCCGGGGGCGGCGAAGGGCAGACCACGCCGGTCAAGCTGCCTGCGTATGACCCGGCACGTGCCACCTGCAGAGCACCAACGGGTTTGCAGAAAAAACTCGTCTTCGTGCAGGACAACAGGCGTGAGTTCATGCAGGGCGCGGGACGCGGGATGGAGGCCGCGGCGCGCGCGCGAGGCCTCGCCTATGGCGTGGCCTTTGCCAACAACGATCCTGCGCTGATGATCAAACAGGTCGAGGCCATTGCCACCGACAAGACAGGCGCCATCGTGGTGGCCCCGATCGACCCGCCGTCGCTGGCACCCGCCCTGAAGAAGGTCCTCGGCGGCGGCGCCTATGTGGGTGCCATCGTCCCGCCACCCGCGACGTCGGTGTTGAACGCGCCGCAATATCTGACCGGAAAGGTTCTGGCCGAAGCGGCAGCAAATTACATCCGGACCCGCCTTGGCGGACGGGCCAAGGTCGTGCTGCTGACGCACGACAGCCTTCAATTTCTGGCGCCGCGTTTCACCGCCATGCGCGACACCCTGCGGACACTGCCCGGCGTGACGATCGTTGCCGACATTTCGCCGGCCACGGTCGACAAGGAAGGCGGATTCCGCACGATGAAGACGATCCTGCTGGCGCAACCCAACATCGATGTGGTGCTGGGTGCGGACACGGTGGTGCTTGGAGCGCTGGCAGCACTGCGCGAAGCGGGCAAGGCCAGAGCGGACCAGTTTCTGGGCGGTATCGACGGCGAGCAGGAAGCGGTCGTGGAAATCAAGAAAGGCGACAGCCCCTACAAGGCGAGCATCAGCCTCGCCTCCTCGATATTCGGTTATGCGATGGGGCAGCATGCCGCCGATTGGCTGGAAGGGAAATCGATCCCACAAGCCATGGACATCCTGCCCAAGGCGCTGACCAGCGCCAACATCGCCGACTATCTGCGCGATACGGCCGATCCTGGAGCGGTGTATGCGGATCCGTCGCGTCGCGCCTCATACCTGAAGATGTACGGGAACATCTGTTTCGACACGCGCGAAATCTATATTAATTTCCCCTGGTCATCAGAATCCAAATAGGTCCAGCACCATGACCGCCAACCCCTTCGTCATCCTCTACGTCGAAGACAACGAGTTCATCCGCGAGTCGTTCGCCGAGTTGCTCGCCACGGCCGAGCGCCGGATCGTGTGTGTGGCTGACGGTGCCGGCGCGCGCGCGGCGCTGCGCGATCAGAGCGTGAACCTGCTGATCACCGACGTCAACCTGCCCGACGGCTCGGGCCTCGACGTGGCAAGCGAGGCCCTTCGGCAGAACCCCGGGCTGCCGGTGATCGTCTGCTCCGGGCACGACGTCGGCGACATCGCGCAATCGCTCGGCCCGACCGCCCATCCGCTGAGGAAGCCTTTCGAGGTCGAGGAGCTCGAGGCGTTGGTCGAGCGGCTGGCGCGATAAACCTACGACTTGACTGCAAGCTATTGCCTGAGCGCCGTCAGGGTCAGGCGGAGGACCTCCATGTCAAAAGGCTTGCGCAACAGAACCGCGTTTTCGCCCACCGCCTGATAGATAGCACTGGCGTCAGCACGTCCGCTGGCAAAGGCAACGCGCAGGCCAGGCCTCGTCTGCAGCGCGCGGCGTGCGACCTCGGCGCCGTTCATGCCCGGCATGGCGAAGTCGACCAGCAGAATGTCCGGGGACAGCGCCTCCACCGCCTTCAACCCCGACGGTCCGTCGCTGCTGGCGTGCACCTCGTGCCCAAGGGAGCGAACGGCGGCGCACAAGACTTCGCGCACGTCGTCGTCGTCGTCCACGATCAGCACTCTCACCGGCTGAGCGACGGACTGCAGACTCGGCACCCATGCGTCCTCCGGCGCGGCCCGAACGCGATCGGGTGCCGTGAACTCCGGCAGCTCGACGGCGATTGTCGTACCGTTGTCATCCGAGCTTCGGATGGAAACGGAGCCCCCGGCGCGTTCGCACATGCCGTACACCTGGCTCAGCCCGAGGCCGCTTCCTTTGCCCACGCCTTTCGTCGTGAAAAAAGGGTCGAAGCATCTCGACTGAACTTCTGGCGGCATTCCAGGGCCGTTGTCGGTGAAGGTCAGCTCGACACGCGGGCCTTTCGAAGGCCCCGCCGGCAGCCTGCGCACGCCGATGTGGAACGTTCCGACGCCTCCCATCGCGTCTCGTGCGTTGATGGCCAGGTTGAGGATCGCCATCTCCAGCTGCGTCGAGTCGGCGAGCAACCACAGGTCTTCATCGGGAAGGCCGAGACTCAGCTCAACCGTGGAGCCGAGCGTCGTTTGAAGCAGCTGTTGCAAGCTGCCCAGCAAGTCGCCCACCGACAGCGGCCGACTGTCGAACGCATGTTCGCGCGAAAAGGTCAGCAGCTGTGCCGTGAGCTTGGACGCCCGCGTGGTCACGTCCTTTCCCTTCTGCGCGATGCGAAGAACCATCTCGGGGTTGTCTGAAGAGCGGCGGATGATCTCGAAATTGCCCTGGATCGCCTGCAGCAGGTTGTTGAAGTCGTGCGCGATCCCACCGGTCAGCTGCCCCACCGCTTCCATCTTCTGCGCTTGGGCGAGCGATGCTTCGGCACGCGCGAGACGTTCTGCGCTCTCGACTCGCGCCGTCACGTCGTAGACGAACTGATAGGCGCCGATGAGTTCTCCCTGGTTCCCTCTCAGGGAGCGGAAGCGCATCTCGTAGTGGCGCCGCACATGCTCGCCGAAGACGCCCACTTCATTGAACTCCTCGCCAGAGAGCGCTCGTTGCCAAACCGATCGAACAGCGGCTTGATGCTCCGGGTAGTTGGCCAACAGCTCCAGCATGTTGTCACCCACCGAAGGCCGGATGCCGAAGATCTTCTCGAACTCCCGCGCGCTGGCCTCGTTGATGGCCAGCCAGCGGAACGACCGGTCGGCGACTTGCACGAACGCGTCCGTCCCTTCGACGATGTCCGCGAGAAGCTTCTTCTCGGCCAGGTACGACTCCAGCTTGCGACCCAATGCGTCGTTGAGCTCCTGCAGGTTCTGCTCGACCCGTTTGCGCTCGGTGATGTCGATGACAGCCCCCACCACGCGCGTGCACGTTCCCGCATCGTCGAACTGGCCTCGCCCGCGGGCGGAGATCCATCGGATCTGCCCGTCCTCCTTGCCCACGGTCCTGTATTCGACGTCGTAGACGGGGCGCTTGACCGGATCAGCGGTGGCTCGAAAGGCCGTCATGACGCGCTCCCGGTCTTCCGGATGCAAGCCTTCTTCGAAATCGCGGAGGGTCACCTTGACCTGTGGCGAGATGCCGAACATGGCCTTCACGCGCGCAGGCCAATGCAAGGTGTCGGCCACCAAGTCGACGTCCCACAAGCCGACATCCCCTGCGTCGGTTGCCAGGCGCAGCTGTTCCTCGCGCACTGCCAGCTCGTCCAAGGCCTGGTAGCGGCTCGTTGCATCGATCCCGACGACGAGGATGCCGCGTACCGTGTCGTCGTCATTGAAGACGGGTTGGTAAAGGAAGTCGAGCTTCAGTCTGCGCACGGGTTCGCCGGGCAGCTTGAACTGGTATTC
This genomic interval carries:
- a CDS encoding sugar ABC transporter substrate-binding protein, whose product is MKLRLSAIASLLCLSGASFAGGGEGQTTPVKLPAYDPARATCRAPTGLQKKLVFVQDNRREFMQGAGRGMEAAARARGLAYGVAFANNDPALMIKQVEAIATDKTGAIVVAPIDPPSLAPALKKVLGGGAYVGAIVPPPATSVLNAPQYLTGKVLAEAAANYIRTRLGGRAKVVLLTHDSLQFLAPRFTAMRDTLRTLPGVTIVADISPATVDKEGGFRTMKTILLAQPNIDVVLGADTVVLGALAALREAGKARADQFLGGIDGEQEAVVEIKKGDSPYKASISLASSIFGYAMGQHAADWLEGKSIPQAMDILPKALTSANIADYLRDTADPGAVYADPSRRASYLKMYGNICFDTREIYINFPWSSESK
- a CDS encoding response regulator, with translation MTANPFVILYVEDNEFIRESFAELLATAERRIVCVADGAGARAALRDQSVNLLITDVNLPDGSGLDVASEALRQNPGLPVIVCSGHDVGDIAQSLGPTAHPLRKPFEVEELEALVERLAR
- a CDS encoding PAS domain-containing protein, whose protein sequence is METRHMAAQAIDLAFLAGDSEMARRIREFDWSRTPLGGPEGWPASLRVMVRMALTTGHPVFLFWGPEHICLYNDAYRASLGPEKHPSILGMRGQEAWPEIWDIIGPQIASVHSGGLATWHENQLVPIIRNGKLEDVYWTYSYGPIDDVTAPSGIGGVLVLCTETTEQVMAAQAVEREREKFLQLFQQAPVFIALLSGPAHVFDMANPAYLSLLGNRDLVGKAVAEALPEAGAQGYIDLLDQVYRTGQPHEALGAEYQFKLPGEPVRRLKLDFLYQPVFNDDDTVRGILVVGIDATSRYQALDELAVREEQLRLATDAGDVGLWDVDLVADTLHWPARVKAMFGISPQVKVTLRDFEEGLHPEDRERVMTAFRATADPVKRPVYDVEYRTVGKEDGQIRWISARGRGQFDDAGTCTRVVGAVIDITERKRVEQNLQELNDALGRKLESYLAEKKLLADIVEGTDAFVQVADRSFRWLAINEASAREFEKIFGIRPSVGDNMLELLANYPEHQAAVRSVWQRALSGEEFNEVGVFGEHVRRHYEMRFRSLRGNQGELIGAYQFVYDVTARVESAERLARAEASLAQAQKMEAVGQLTGGIAHDFNNLLQAIQGNFEIIRRSSDNPEMVLRIAQKGKDVTTRASKLTAQLLTFSREHAFDSRPLSVGDLLGSLQQLLQTTLGSTVELSLGLPDEDLWLLADSTQLEMAILNLAINARDAMGGVGTFHIGVRRLPAGPSKGPRVELTFTDNGPGMPPEVQSRCFDPFFTTKGVGKGSGLGLSQVYGMCERAGGSVSIRSSDDNGTTIAVELPEFTAPDRVRAAPEDAWVPSLQSVAQPVRVLIVDDDDDVREVLCAAVRSLGHEVHASSDGPSGLKAVEALSPDILLVDFAMPGMNGAEVARRALQTRPGLRVAFASGRADASAIYQAVGENAVLLRKPFDMEVLRLTLTALRQ